A window from Elusimicrobia bacterium HGW-Elusimicrobia-1 encodes these proteins:
- a CDS encoding kinase, which produces MIITKTPHRISFFGGGTDYPAWYLKNGGKVLGGAINKYCYLIVRELPPFFEHKHRIVYSKLENAKTIDEIAHPAVREVLRYRNYQSGISIHHDSDIPARSGMGSSSAFTVGLLKAMHAMDGNMISREDLYAEAIHVEQDIIKENVGSQDQVFAACGGLNKIDFLSNGEIVVSPVIIAKDALREFQSKFMLFFTGIARNASDIAEEQIRNIDAKSKDLREMSSLVDEAHGVLTSSPLAFGDFGRLLDETWKIKRNLSSKISNSFIDDIYAKALKNGAAGGKLLGAGGGGFMLFYAEPQNHGRLKAALDGLLHIPFDFDFTGADIIFYKQD; this is translated from the coding sequence ATGATTATCACAAAAACACCCCACAGAATTTCTTTTTTCGGCGGCGGCACGGATTATCCGGCGTGGTATCTTAAAAACGGCGGCAAAGTGCTCGGCGGGGCAATCAACAAGTATTGTTATCTTATAGTGCGCGAACTTCCGCCGTTTTTCGAGCACAAGCACAGAATCGTTTATTCAAAACTCGAAAACGCAAAAACCATAGACGAGATAGCGCACCCGGCCGTCAGGGAAGTGCTCCGTTACAGAAACTATCAGTCGGGCATTTCGATACATCACGACAGCGATATTCCCGCGCGTTCCGGAATGGGGTCGAGTTCCGCTTTTACCGTCGGATTGCTTAAAGCCATGCACGCCATGGACGGAAATATGATATCCAGGGAAGACCTCTACGCCGAGGCCATTCACGTGGAGCAGGACATAATCAAAGAGAACGTCGGTTCGCAGGATCAGGTTTTCGCGGCTTGCGGAGGACTTAACAAGATAGATTTTTTGTCCAACGGCGAAATAGTCGTTTCTCCGGTGATAATAGCTAAGGACGCCTTGCGGGAGTTTCAGAGCAAATTTATGCTGTTTTTCACGGGCATTGCCAGAAACGCGTCGGACATCGCCGAGGAGCAAATCAGAAACATAGACGCCAAGTCAAAGGACTTGCGCGAAATGTCATCTCTCGTGGATGAGGCCCACGGCGTTTTGACGTCGTCGCCGCTCGCGTTCGGTGATTTCGGACGGCTGCTCGACGAGACGTGGAAGATAAAACGGAATCTGTCGTCGAAAATAAGTAATTCGTTCATAGACGATATTTACGCCAAAGCTCTCAAAAACGGCGCGGCGGGCGGAAAACTGCTCGGCGCCGGCGGCGGAGGATTCATGCTTTTTTACGCGGAGCCCCAAAACCACGGCCGCCTGAAGGCCGCGCTCGACGGGCTTCTTCACATACCTTTCGACTTCGATTTTACCGGAGCCGACATAATCTTCTATAAACAGGACTAA
- the hemN gene encoding oxygen-independent coproporphyrinogen III oxidase yields the protein MTNKLSSLDPAVINKYGVYAFDYIEYPHKSFWSNDFGDAAFRGALVESFPRGGGASTALYVHIPFCPQKCSFCICHADVTSDHGRIRRYLTDSLYPELKLLSDFISDCGLAPGIREIYVGGGSPTMLEEKDFEGLLERIRPLAPPENIADFNIEVDPRRVPPERMSFYISRGVNRMSFGIQDFDPAVQRAVNRIQPPGLIEKLLTPDVRAKLESINFDVLCGLPGQTEAGIVVTMKKVVELSPDRISFAFMHYAPKNAKHQLMMKVEDIPDFFTKRKLFAAAIEVIEDAGYVRTGFEHFAKAHDAVAMAVAAGRATYNSLGATSGRSADMLGVGRHSYSAVGDYYFQNVYEQEKYESELRLSKFPKFRGFRLNADDKIRRNVIKNLRTYFYIDIAEEEKNSGVDFARYFAKELAELGGFASDGLLEMSPGRITLSEIGKYFAPQVCRVFDKYAASGVDK from the coding sequence ATGACCAATAAACTCTCGTCTCTCGATCCCGCCGTTATAAACAAATACGGCGTTTACGCGTTCGACTATATCGAGTATCCGCACAAGAGTTTCTGGTCGAATGATTTCGGCGACGCGGCTTTTCGCGGCGCTCTGGTCGAAAGCTTCCCGCGCGGAGGCGGCGCCTCGACGGCGCTTTACGTCCACATACCATTTTGCCCGCAAAAATGTTCTTTCTGCATTTGCCACGCCGATGTCACTTCCGACCACGGTCGCATCCGCAGATACCTTACGGATTCGCTCTATCCGGAATTAAAATTGCTTTCGGATTTCATATCGGATTGCGGTCTCGCTCCGGGTATCCGCGAAATCTATGTGGGCGGCGGTTCGCCGACGATGCTGGAAGAAAAAGATTTCGAGGGGCTGCTGGAGCGCATAAGGCCGCTGGCCCCGCCGGAAAATATCGCGGATTTCAACATAGAAGTCGACCCGCGCCGCGTGCCGCCCGAAAGAATGAGCTTCTACATATCCAGAGGCGTCAACAGAATGTCGTTCGGCATACAGGATTTCGACCCCGCCGTTCAAAGAGCGGTCAACAGAATCCAGCCGCCCGGACTTATAGAAAAACTCCTGACGCCCGACGTCAGGGCAAAACTTGAAAGTATTAACTTCGATGTGCTTTGCGGGCTGCCCGGCCAAACGGAAGCCGGCATAGTCGTCACGATGAAAAAAGTGGTCGAACTTTCGCCGGACAGAATATCGTTCGCTTTTATGCACTACGCGCCGAAGAACGCGAAACATCAGTTGATGATGAAAGTCGAAGATATTCCGGATTTTTTCACAAAGAGAAAACTTTTCGCCGCCGCGATCGAAGTCATTGAGGACGCCGGATACGTTCGCACCGGCTTTGAGCATTTCGCAAAAGCCCACGACGCCGTGGCTATGGCCGTCGCCGCGGGCCGCGCCACTTATAATTCTCTGGGCGCCACGAGCGGGCGCAGCGCGGATATGCTGGGCGTGGGACGCCACAGTTACAGCGCCGTCGGCGATTATTATTTTCAAAACGTTTATGAGCAGGAAAAATACGAGTCGGAGTTAAGGTTGTCGAAATTTCCCAAGTTCAGAGGATTCCGTCTTAACGCCGACGATAAAATCAGAAGAAACGTAATAAAAAATCTGCGGACATATTTTTATATCGATATCGCCGAGGAAGAAAAAAATTCGGGCGTTGATTTCGCAAGATACTTCGCAAAGGAACTCGCCGAACTTGGCGGATTCGCTTCGGACGGACTTCTTGAAATGTCTCCGGGCAGAATTACATTGAGCGAAATCGGCAAATATTTCGCGCCGCAGGTGTGCCGCGTATTCGACAAATACGCCGCCTCCGGCGTCGACAAATAA
- a CDS encoding V-type ATP synthase subunit B (produces ATP from ADP in the presence of a proton gradient across the membrane; the B subunit is part of the catalytic core of the ATP synthase complex), producing the protein MTYKEYTTVTGIAGPLLVVEKTENIKYGEIAVIKTRDGGMRRGRVLEVDGDRALVQLFEGSMGLNLKDSAVRFTGKPLEMGMSPDVMGRVFDGIGCPKDGAGDIIAEKYLDINGEPLNPSARDYPSEFIQTGISTIDAMNTLVRGQKLPIFSGAGLPHNDLAAQIARQARVLSAQAGPDSDDKFAVVFAAMGITFEEADFFQKDFKATGAIERAVLFINLADDPVIERIATPRVALTCAEYLAFEKDMHVLVIVTDMTNYCEALRQISAARKEVPGRRGYPGYMYTDLSGIYERAGRLKNKKGSITFFPILTMPEDDKTHPIPDLTGYITEGQIILARELHRSGIYPPVDVLPSLSRLKDKGIGEGKTREDHSNVTSQLFAAYARGKEAKELAVILGEAALSESDRKFASFAETFESEYVNQGMTDRSIEETLDMGWQLLKKLPREELKRVKPEQMDKYMK; encoded by the coding sequence ATGACATATAAAGAATACACCACGGTAACCGGAATAGCCGGCCCGCTTCTCGTCGTCGAAAAAACCGAAAATATCAAGTATGGCGAGATAGCCGTCATAAAAACCAGGGACGGCGGTATGCGGCGCGGCAGAGTTCTGGAAGTCGACGGCGACCGCGCGCTTGTGCAGCTTTTTGAAGGCAGTATGGGACTTAATCTTAAAGATTCCGCGGTCAGATTTACCGGCAAGCCCCTGGAAATGGGTATGTCGCCCGACGTTATGGGCAGGGTCTTCGACGGTATCGGCTGTCCCAAAGATGGCGCGGGCGACATCATCGCCGAAAAATATCTCGACATAAACGGCGAACCGCTGAATCCGTCGGCGCGCGACTATCCGTCGGAGTTCATACAGACGGGCATCTCCACCATAGACGCCATGAATACCCTCGTGCGCGGACAGAAACTCCCCATATTTTCCGGAGCGGGCCTTCCTCACAACGACCTTGCCGCCCAGATTGCCCGTCAGGCCCGGGTGCTTTCGGCGCAGGCCGGACCGGATTCCGACGACAAATTCGCGGTGGTGTTCGCGGCCATGGGAATAACTTTCGAGGAAGCGGATTTTTTCCAGAAAGATTTCAAGGCCACGGGAGCAATCGAGCGCGCGGTTCTGTTTATAAATCTGGCCGACGACCCCGTCATAGAGCGCATAGCGACACCGAGGGTGGCGCTTACCTGCGCGGAGTATCTGGCTTTCGAAAAAGATATGCACGTGCTGGTAATCGTTACGGATATGACCAACTATTGCGAAGCGCTGCGTCAGATTTCGGCCGCCCGCAAAGAGGTTCCCGGCCGCCGCGGATATCCCGGGTATATGTATACCGACCTTTCAGGGATATACGAGCGCGCGGGACGACTGAAAAACAAAAAGGGCTCGATAACTTTTTTTCCCATACTTACGATGCCCGAAGACGATAAAACACATCCCATACCCGACCTCACCGGCTACATAACGGAGGGACAGATAATTCTGGCCAGGGAATTGCACCGTTCCGGAATTTATCCTCCCGTCGACGTTCTTCCTTCTTTGTCGCGGCTCAAGGATAAAGGCATAGGAGAGGGAAAAACGCGCGAGGACCATTCCAATGTGACGAGCCAGCTCTTTGCGGCCTATGCGCGCGGTAAAGAGGCAAAGGAACTCGCCGTGATTCTTGGCGAGGCGGCGCTTTCCGAGTCGGACAGGAAATTCGCGTCGTTCGCGGAAACATTCGAGTCGGAATATGTCAATCAGGGAATGACCGACAGGAGCATAGAAGAAACGCTCGACATGGGATGGCAGTTGCTTAAAAAACTCCCGCGCGAAGAATTAAAGAGAGTAAAACCCGAACAGATGGATAAGTACATGAAATAG
- a CDS encoding V-type ATP synthase subunit A: MEGVITKVSGPLVLASGLVGIKMFEMVRVGASGLIGEVIELKGDSVSIQVYEETTGVGPGEKVAAVGSPLSVELGPGLIGTIYDGIQRPLEVIYAQKGPWIAKGVDVPGLDHAKKWRFVPKKKKGDAVESGDVIGEVRETATVIHRIMVPAGVSGVIEDIKEGDHTIEDIVCVVKTPSGVSAKVKMLQRWPVRLGRAYKEKLSPSEPLITGQRVIDTFFPVAKGGAACIPGPFGSGKTVVQHQLAKWSDADIIVYVGCGERGNEMADVLLEFPHLKDPRSGESLIKRTVLIANTSNMPVAAREASVYTGITIAEYFRDMGYNVALMADSTSRWAEAMREMSGRLEEMPGEEGYPAYLSSRIAEFYERAGKVVCAGSEGRTGSLSVVGAVSPPGGDLSDPVVQSTLRIVKVFWSLEDKLAYQRHFPAISWLRSYSLYVDNITGYMKENVAADFIAHRASAMKILQEEAALEEIVRLVGIEALSDTDRLILETAKMLREDFLHQHAFDPEDTYCSLEKQNLLMNMILNFYKARLDVVKAGGSVGEHKEIKEAVARMKYVKASEVKEKIAALQKRIAEETAALAREASGVVEKT, encoded by the coding sequence ATGGAAGGCGTAATAACAAAAGTTTCCGGACCGCTGGTTCTGGCGAGCGGTCTCGTCGGAATAAAAATGTTCGAGATGGTCAGAGTCGGGGCCTCCGGACTCATCGGCGAAGTCATAGAACTAAAAGGCGATTCTGTTTCGATACAGGTTTACGAAGAAACCACCGGCGTGGGCCCGGGAGAAAAAGTGGCGGCGGTCGGCAGTCCTCTTTCCGTCGAACTCGGGCCGGGGCTTATAGGAACGATTTACGACGGCATCCAGCGTCCTTTGGAAGTTATATACGCGCAGAAGGGTCCCTGGATAGCCAAGGGTGTAGACGTGCCGGGACTCGACCACGCCAAAAAATGGCGCTTCGTTCCCAAAAAGAAAAAGGGCGACGCCGTCGAGAGCGGAGACGTAATAGGAGAAGTCAGGGAGACCGCCACCGTAATTCACAGGATAATGGTTCCCGCCGGAGTGTCCGGCGTCATAGAGGATATAAAGGAAGGCGACCACACCATAGAAGACATTGTCTGCGTGGTGAAAACGCCGTCCGGCGTCTCGGCAAAAGTCAAGATGCTCCAGAGATGGCCCGTGCGCCTTGGCCGCGCGTACAAGGAAAAACTTTCTCCGTCGGAACCGCTCATAACCGGACAAAGAGTCATCGACACATTTTTTCCCGTGGCCAAAGGCGGCGCTGCCTGCATCCCCGGACCTTTCGGAAGCGGTAAAACCGTAGTGCAGCACCAACTGGCCAAGTGGTCGGACGCCGACATAATTGTCTACGTGGGATGCGGCGAGCGCGGAAACGAAATGGCCGACGTTCTTCTTGAATTTCCGCATCTTAAGGATCCACGGTCGGGAGAATCTCTCATAAAGCGCACAGTGCTGATAGCCAACACATCCAATATGCCCGTGGCCGCCCGCGAGGCCTCGGTTTACACGGGAATAACCATTGCCGAATATTTCCGCGATATGGGTTATAACGTCGCTTTGATGGCCGACTCAACCAGCCGCTGGGCCGAAGCCATGCGCGAGATGTCGGGCCGTCTTGAAGAAATGCCCGGCGAAGAGGGCTATCCCGCGTATCTTTCCAGCAGAATAGCGGAATTTTATGAGCGCGCCGGCAAGGTAGTTTGCGCCGGTTCCGAGGGAAGAACGGGCTCTCTTTCCGTCGTGGGCGCTGTTTCGCCTCCGGGCGGCGATTTGTCCGACCCCGTGGTTCAGTCCACGCTCAGAATCGTGAAAGTTTTCTGGTCGTTGGAAGACAAACTCGCCTACCAGAGACATTTTCCGGCGATATCGTGGCTGCGTTCCTACTCGCTGTACGTCGACAACATAACGGGCTATATGAAAGAAAACGTCGCCGCGGATTTCATCGCGCACCGCGCCTCCGCCATGAAGATACTTCAGGAAGAAGCCGCTCTCGAAGAGATAGTCCGTCTCGTGGGTATAGAGGCGCTTTCGGACACCGACCGTCTGATTCTTGAAACGGCCAAAATGCTGCGCGAGGACTTTCTGCATCAGCACGCATTCGATCCCGAGGACACCTACTGTTCTCTGGAAAAACAGAATCTATTGATGAATATGATACTTAACTTCTACAAAGCGCGTCTGGATGTCGTAAAAGCGGGCGGCTCCGTCGGTGAGCATAAGGAAATAAAAGAAGCCGTGGCCCGCATGAAATACGTCAAGGCGTCCGAAGTGAAAGAGAAAATAGCCGCACTGCAAAAACGTATCGCCGAGGAAACGGCCGCGTTGGCCCGCGAAGCGTCCGGCGTCGTCGAAAAAACCTAA
- a CDS encoding transcriptional regulator, whose product MKVPMLDLAPQYEPIRAEVFAAIEKVYDSKKFILGEEVGKFEVAAAKYTGAKHAVGVSSGTDALLISLMAAGVGAGDEVITTDFSFFATAGAISRVGATPVFADIDPVTFNIDPRLVASKITSRTKAVIPVHLYGQCADMEEIASAVRGRGIAVIEDAAQSLGARYRDGRGAGALGDYGCFSFFPSKNLGAMGDAGMVTTDDAGLADKLRLLRGHGAVRKYYHSLIGGNFRIDTIQAAVLDVKLKYLDGWTSARQENARRYDKLFADAGLVSSGEVTPPAAVYKKAGGPERYHIYNQYMIRARSRDDLKKFLDGSGIGNDIYYPMPFHLQECFAHLGGKPGYFPQSEKAAAEVLALPVYPELKPEMQEYVVSKIKEFYKNRG is encoded by the coding sequence ATGAAAGTACCGATGCTTGATCTGGCCCCGCAGTACGAACCTATTCGCGCGGAAGTTTTTGCGGCCATCGAAAAGGTCTACGATTCAAAAAAATTCATTCTCGGCGAGGAAGTGGGAAAATTCGAAGTTGCGGCGGCAAAATATACGGGGGCGAAGCACGCCGTCGGAGTGTCGTCGGGAACCGACGCGCTTCTTATTTCGCTTATGGCGGCCGGAGTCGGCGCGGGCGACGAAGTGATTACCACGGACTTCTCGTTTTTCGCCACGGCAGGAGCCATATCTCGCGTGGGCGCGACTCCGGTTTTCGCGGACATAGACCCCGTTACTTTCAACATCGATCCCCGTCTGGTCGCATCCAAAATAACATCCAGGACCAAGGCCGTGATACCCGTTCATCTCTACGGGCAGTGCGCGGATATGGAAGAGATAGCATCGGCGGTCCGCGGACGGGGAATTGCCGTCATTGAGGACGCGGCGCAGTCGCTGGGTGCCCGGTACAGAGACGGTCGCGGCGCGGGTGCGTTGGGCGATTACGGATGTTTCTCATTTTTCCCGTCCAAAAACCTCGGCGCGATGGGCGACGCCGGAATGGTCACCACCGACGACGCCGGTCTGGCCGACAAACTCAGATTGTTGCGCGGCCACGGCGCGGTCAGAAAATACTATCACTCGCTGATCGGCGGAAATTTTCGCATAGACACCATACAGGCGGCCGTGCTCGACGTAAAACTCAAGTATCTCGACGGATGGACATCGGCCAGGCAGGAAAACGCGCGGCGTTACGATAAATTGTTCGCCGATGCCGGGCTGGTGTCGTCGGGAGAAGTTACTCCGCCCGCGGCAGTTTACAAAAAGGCCGGCGGACCCGAACGTTACCATATTTACAATCAGTATATGATCAGGGCTCGCTCCAGAGACGACCTTAAAAAATTCCTTGACGGCAGCGGTATCGGCAACGATATTTATTATCCGATGCCCTTTCATTTGCAGGAATGTTTCGCGCATTTGGGAGGCAAACCGGGATACTTCCCTCAGTCGGAGAAGGCCGCCGCCGAAGTTCTGGCTCTGCCGGTTTATCCCGAACTCAAGCCCGAAATGCAGGAATATGTCGTAAGCAAAATAAAAGAGTTTTATAAAAACAGGGGTTAA
- a CDS encoding GDP-mannose 4,6-dehydratase produces MNAKRKFKKVLITGVGGSGGSYLADYITQNHPSVEVHGIARWHSAPPSVNVNKSVSPAVVHECDLADFSSVFSTLSSVRPDAIFHLASHANVRASFVTPLSVLDNNIMGTANLLEAARLAGIDAVIQICSTSEVYGQVAPENVPIKENCPMNPSSPYAVSKVAQDLLGFTYFRSYGMKIIRTRMFAYVNPRRADLFATAFALQVAEIEAGLRDVLYHGNLDSVRTLIDVRDAMESYWVAAESCDFGEAYNIGGDTVIKVGEFLDLLKKAAKVPIKTQADPSLFRPADVTLQIPDTGKFVSKTGWRPKCSFEDSVKFLLAACRDAVSRKRGASK; encoded by the coding sequence ATGAACGCGAAACGCAAGTTCAAAAAAGTCCTTATCACCGGCGTCGGCGGTTCCGGCGGCAGTTACCTGGCCGATTACATAACGCAAAACCATCCGTCCGTCGAGGTTCACGGAATAGCCAGATGGCACAGCGCCCCTCCGTCGGTGAATGTCAATAAGTCCGTGTCGCCGGCCGTCGTGCACGAATGTGATCTGGCCGATTTCAGCTCGGTGTTCTCCACGTTATCGAGCGTCCGGCCCGATGCGATATTTCATCTTGCTTCGCACGCCAACGTCAGAGCGTCTTTCGTCACGCCCCTTTCCGTGCTCGACAACAACATAATGGGCACCGCCAATCTGCTTGAAGCCGCTCGGCTGGCCGGTATCGACGCGGTCATACAGATATGCAGCACATCGGAAGTTTACGGGCAGGTCGCGCCTGAAAATGTCCCCATAAAAGAGAACTGTCCGATGAATCCGTCCAGCCCGTACGCCGTTTCCAAAGTCGCGCAGGATTTGCTGGGCTTTACTTATTTCAGAAGTTACGGGATGAAGATAATCCGCACGCGCATGTTCGCCTACGTCAATCCCCGTCGGGCCGACTTGTTTGCCACGGCCTTCGCTCTTCAGGTGGCCGAAATCGAGGCAGGGCTCAGAGACGTTCTTTATCATGGAAATCTTGATTCCGTGCGCACTCTCATCGACGTAAGAGACGCCATGGAATCGTACTGGGTCGCCGCCGAGTCGTGCGATTTCGGCGAAGCGTATAACATCGGCGGAGACACCGTAATTAAAGTCGGGGAATTTCTCGACCTTCTCAAAAAGGCCGCGAAAGTTCCCATAAAAACACAGGCCGATCCGTCGCTTTTCCGTCCGGCGGACGTTACTTTACAGATACCTGACACCGGCAAGTTCGTCTCAAAAACCGGATGGCGGCCGAAGTGCTCGTTTGAGGATAGCGTAAAGTTTTTGCTCGCCGCCTGCCGCGACGCCGTATCAAGAAAGCGTGGAGCGTCCAAATAA
- a CDS encoding NUDIX hydrolase, which produces MAQKKVRKMTIAKLSNRRIKRAGRKPPPAGAAWKILSEKKLFETPDARVSVFVQKVRLPDGRVVDDYYQVKFPEAAVIVARTKAGKIIFLKQYLHGFRQSGTVLPAGQVAPGEPPRRAAERELMEETGYTSRRWTSMGSIVPHTNQGCGRVYFFFADGAEPVARPCSGDLEVAQVIFMRPDEILAALRGGRAKMSMGTITALVLAGALGGTVSKKGRNIC; this is translated from the coding sequence ATGGCACAAAAAAAAGTTCGGAAAATGACTATCGCAAAACTTTCAAACAGGCGTATAAAACGCGCGGGGCGCAAGCCGCCGCCGGCCGGCGCCGCGTGGAAAATTCTTTCGGAAAAAAAGCTTTTTGAAACGCCCGATGCCCGCGTATCGGTCTTTGTGCAGAAAGTCCGCCTGCCCGACGGAAGGGTCGTGGACGATTATTATCAGGTAAAGTTTCCCGAAGCCGCCGTGATAGTGGCGCGCACCAAAGCCGGCAAAATTATTTTTTTAAAGCAGTACTTGCACGGTTTCAGACAAAGCGGGACCGTGCTTCCGGCCGGACAGGTTGCGCCGGGAGAGCCGCCCCGTCGGGCGGCCGAGCGTGAATTAATGGAAGAGACGGGTTACACGTCCCGACGCTGGACGTCGATGGGAAGCATAGTCCCGCACACCAACCAGGGCTGCGGAAGGGTTTATTTTTTCTTCGCCGACGGCGCGGAGCCCGTCGCGCGTCCCTGTTCGGGCGATCTGGAAGTTGCGCAGGTGATATTTATGCGTCCTGACGAAATTCTTGCCGCGCTTCGCGGAGGCCGCGCGAAAATGTCCATGGGAACCATAACCGCGCTGGTTCTTGCCGGCGCGCTCGGCGGAACAGTTTCAAAGAAAGGCCGGAATATATGCTGA
- a CDS encoding peptidase C56: protein MKKAVIITAQNFQDEEFIYPYYRLREAGFSVDVAIKGKETVKGKYGLPCKPTVDTKDLRESDYDLVVIPGGHEAPDRVRQVREVLDFVRAMNAKGKVISTICHGPWVLISAGVVKGKKISAYIGIKDDVVNAGAEYVDAPVVVDGNIVSSPHYQYNGDWMRETLKKFGL, encoded by the coding sequence ATGAAAAAAGCCGTGATAATCACAGCGCAGAACTTTCAGGACGAGGAATTCATATACCCCTATTATCGTCTGCGGGAGGCGGGTTTTTCCGTCGATGTGGCGATAAAGGGAAAAGAAACCGTCAAAGGCAAATACGGACTGCCCTGCAAGCCCACGGTCGACACAAAAGACCTGCGCGAGTCCGACTACGATCTTGTGGTAATACCCGGCGGGCACGAAGCTCCCGACAGGGTAAGACAGGTCAGGGAAGTCCTGGACTTTGTGCGCGCTATGAACGCCAAGGGCAAAGTGATTTCCACCATTTGCCACGGCCCGTGGGTTTTAATTTCGGCGGGTGTGGTTAAAGGAAAAAAAATATCGGCATACATCGGAATCAAGGACGATGTCGTCAACGCCGGCGCCGAATATGTCGACGCTCCTGTTGTCGTCGACGGCAATATCGTTTCGTCTCCGCACTATCAATATAACGGCGACTGGATGCGCGAGACGCTGAAAAAATTCGGACTATGA
- a CDS encoding V-type ATP synthase subunit D has translation MRLNVNPNRMELIKLRRRLVLARRGHKLLKDKRDELMRIFMEMFERVFKEREALDEMFASLMAAFRFARASMSPSEFVSAIASSEAAVKFSMSTKSLLSLRAPEYKIDVEGDPVSWSAASAPAELDEALLGFKDFIPRLARLASDEKTLMLLAEEVERTRRRVNALEYVLMPNLSETIRYISMRLSENERSDQVRLMKVKDIVRSH, from the coding sequence ATGCGTCTAAACGTTAATCCCAACAGAATGGAGCTTATCAAACTCCGGCGACGGCTTGTTTTGGCCCGCCGCGGGCATAAGCTTCTTAAAGACAAACGCGACGAGTTGATGCGCATTTTTATGGAGATGTTCGAGCGCGTCTTCAAGGAGCGCGAGGCGCTCGATGAGATGTTCGCCTCCCTTATGGCGGCTTTCAGATTCGCCCGCGCTTCGATGTCGCCGTCGGAGTTCGTCTCGGCGATAGCGTCCTCGGAAGCGGCGGTAAAATTCTCGATGTCGACCAAATCGCTTTTGAGTTTGCGCGCGCCTGAATACAAAATAGATGTCGAAGGCGACCCTGTGTCTTGGAGCGCGGCCTCGGCTCCGGCCGAACTCGACGAGGCATTATTGGGTTTCAAGGATTTTATTCCGCGTCTCGCGCGGCTGGCTTCCGACGAGAAAACTCTTATGCTTCTGGCCGAAGAGGTCGAACGCACCCGCCGGCGGGTAAACGCCCTTGAATACGTTTTAATGCCCAATCTCTCGGAAACCATTCGCTATATCTCGATGCGTCTGTCGGAAAACGAGCGTTCCGACCAGGTGCGTCTGATGAAAGTAAAAGACATAGTAAGGAGCCACTGA